The following are from one region of the Phormidium sp. PBR-2020 genome:
- a CDS encoding STAS domain-containing protein: protein MHTATQAPNVTVIRLDGHLNAANAEQVRQQLTSAVAAKTAPVVLVDMEQTESLDSAGLMALVSALKLAQRINIEFALCAVSPAIRIIFELTQLDRVFNMLESPAAVEAIA from the coding sequence ATGCACACCGCAACCCAAGCCCCTAACGTAACCGTCATCCGCCTCGATGGACATCTCAACGCCGCCAACGCGGAACAAGTCCGTCAACAACTGACCTCTGCGGTGGCCGCTAAAACCGCTCCGGTGGTTCTCGTTGATATGGAACAGACTGAATCCCTTGATAGTGCTGGACTGATGGCCTTAGTGTCGGCCCTCAAGCTGGCTCAACGCATCAATATCGAGTTTGCTCTCTGTGCCGTTTCCCCGGCCATCCGCATCATCTTTGAGTTGACTCAATTAGATCGAGTCTTCAATATGCTAGAAAGTCCCGCCGCCGTCGAGGCGATCGCCTAG
- a CDS encoding SDR family oxidoreductase, protein MKAFVAGATGETGRHIVQELVQRDIPVRAFVRNLDRAREILPHQAELLTGDVLDAKSLSEALQDCTTLLCATGARPSFDPTGPYKVDYQGTQNLIQAAQNANIEQFVLVSSLCTSEFFHPLNLFWLVLYWKKQAEEALRKSGLTYTIVRPGGLKNEDTPAPIIMRSADSLSEGNIPRQKVARVCVEALFSPDARNKILEIVTNEDAPERDIAQLFAGVT, encoded by the coding sequence GTGAAAGCATTTGTCGCTGGAGCTACCGGAGAAACGGGACGTCATATCGTCCAAGAGCTAGTTCAACGGGACATCCCCGTGCGGGCCTTCGTCCGTAACCTCGATCGCGCTCGCGAGATTCTGCCCCATCAAGCTGAACTGCTGACTGGGGATGTCCTCGATGCAAAATCTCTCTCTGAGGCTCTCCAAGACTGTACAACTCTCCTTTGCGCGACGGGAGCGCGTCCGAGTTTCGATCCCACCGGCCCCTATAAAGTCGACTACCAAGGCACTCAAAACCTAATCCAGGCCGCCCAAAACGCCAATATAGAGCAGTTTGTCCTGGTCAGTTCCCTCTGCACCTCGGAATTTTTCCATCCCCTGAATCTATTTTGGCTAGTATTGTACTGGAAAAAACAAGCCGAAGAGGCCTTGCGTAAAAGCGGTCTCACGTACACCATTGTCCGTCCTGGGGGCTTAAAAAATGAAGATACCCCAGCCCCCATTATCATGAGATCTGCCGACTCCCTCTCCGAGGGCAACATTCCTCGCCAGAAAGTGGCTCGTGTTTGTGTAGAAGCCTTATTCTCCCCAGACGCTCGTAATAAGATTCTGGAAATTGTCACCAACGAGGATGCTCCCGAGCGGGACATTGCTCAACTATTCGCCGGAGTCACCTAA
- a CDS encoding SGNH/GDSL hydrolase family protein, translated as MKVVELLLLIVFTVAIASELGLRWFLGFGKPPLYVADETIGYRLAPNQRTRRFGNRITVNQFSLRGPAISPDPAPETRRILLLGDSIANGGWWTDDAQTISARLQERLETPDQPVEVLNASANSWGPRNQWQYVRKFGVFGSTEVVLLLNTDDLFSRQPTSVVVGRDRSYPDKRPPLAWVELISRFLPPQEIPELAQLRQEDGDVVQKNLEAIGQLYEYLKAENVNVLVLLTPLKRELGEPGPRPYEQKARDRLANHLKADGITYVDILPIFNGLDKPENLYRDTIHFNASGNHILTDILHLRLANIL; from the coding sequence GTGAAAGTGGTAGAACTTCTCCTTCTTATTGTGTTTACGGTGGCGATCGCCTCGGAATTAGGACTCCGCTGGTTCTTAGGCTTCGGTAAGCCACCGCTGTATGTGGCTGATGAAACCATCGGCTATCGTCTGGCCCCCAATCAACGCACCCGCCGTTTTGGCAATCGGATTACGGTCAATCAGTTTTCTCTACGAGGGCCGGCTATCAGTCCTGATCCGGCCCCTGAAACTCGCCGGATCTTGCTGTTGGGGGATTCCATTGCTAATGGCGGCTGGTGGACTGATGATGCCCAGACGATTTCGGCCCGGTTACAGGAACGCCTGGAAACGCCGGATCAGCCGGTGGAGGTGTTAAATGCTTCGGCCAACTCCTGGGGACCGCGCAATCAATGGCAATATGTCCGTAAGTTTGGCGTGTTTGGCTCGACTGAGGTGGTGTTACTGCTCAATACTGATGATTTATTTTCCCGTCAACCCACGTCGGTGGTGGTGGGGCGCGATCGCAGTTATCCCGATAAACGTCCTCCCCTAGCTTGGGTCGAACTCATCAGCCGCTTTCTGCCCCCGCAGGAAATTCCCGAGTTGGCACAACTGCGCCAAGAGGATGGGGATGTGGTTCAGAAGAATTTAGAGGCGATTGGTCAGCTTTATGAGTATTTGAAGGCAGAAAACGTTAACGTACTGGTGCTGTTGACTCCCTTAAAACGGGAGTTGGGAGAGCCGGGACCACGCCCCTATGAGCAGAAAGCCCGCGATCGCCTCGCTAACCACCTCAAGGCTGATGGCATTACTTATGTGGATATCTTGCCGATATTTAATGGACTCGATAAGCCTGAAAATCTCTATCGAGATACCATTCATTTCAACGCCTCGGGTAACCATATTTTAACGGATATACTTCATTTAAGGCTTGCCAATATACTGTAA
- the argJ gene encoding bifunctional ornithine acetyltransferase/N-acetylglutamate synthase gives MAQWQEISGAVTAPRGYQAAGIVAGLKPSGAKDLALIYSEVDAIAAGVFTQTQVRAACVDYCRQQLQRKASARAILCNAGQANAATGEGGWEDVRESAELLSQSLGIPGDAVLLASTGVIGQRIKMDALRDGVPKIVSQLSETGGDEAAAAIITTDLVTKSIALEAQFGDRTVRMGGICKGSGMIHPNMATMLGFITCDAVVSSQLWQEMLSRAVDKSFNQITVDGDTSTNDTVIALANGQSRTPAILRDGPEAQKLEAMLTAVCQHLAKAIARDGEGASCLLEVSVHGAESDADARKIARTIAGSSLVKSAMFGRDPNWGRIAAAAGRAGVTFDQDQLRIKLGDFQLMDAGQPLPFDRAAASAYLREKAEGEYLKTDTVAISVTIGTGPGEGMAWGCDLSYDYVRINAEYTT, from the coding sequence GTGGCACAGTGGCAAGAAATTTCCGGGGCAGTCACCGCACCTCGGGGCTATCAGGCGGCAGGGATTGTGGCGGGGTTGAAACCCTCCGGCGCGAAGGATTTGGCGCTAATTTATTCTGAGGTGGATGCGATCGCCGCCGGGGTGTTTACTCAAACCCAAGTCCGGGCCGCCTGTGTGGATTATTGCCGCCAACAGTTACAGCGTAAAGCCAGCGCCCGCGCCATTCTCTGCAATGCGGGCCAAGCCAACGCCGCCACGGGAGAAGGGGGCTGGGAAGATGTGCGCGAAAGTGCCGAGTTGCTGTCCCAGTCCTTGGGGATTCCGGGAGATGCTGTCTTGTTGGCGTCAACGGGGGTGATTGGACAACGGATTAAAATGGATGCCCTGCGTGATGGGGTTCCCAAGATTGTCTCCCAACTCTCGGAAACCGGCGGCGATGAAGCCGCCGCCGCCATTATCACCACGGACTTAGTCACGAAATCCATTGCCTTGGAAGCTCAATTTGGCGATCGCACGGTGCGCATGGGAGGCATCTGTAAAGGATCGGGGATGATTCACCCCAATATGGCCACGATGTTAGGCTTTATTACCTGTGATGCGGTGGTCTCCTCGCAACTGTGGCAGGAAATGCTGAGTCGGGCGGTAGATAAGAGTTTTAATCAAATCACCGTGGATGGGGATACCAGCACTAATGATACGGTGATTGCCTTGGCCAATGGTCAATCTCGGACTCCGGCGATCCTGCGGGATGGCCCGGAAGCCCAGAAGTTGGAAGCCATGTTGACGGCGGTTTGTCAGCATCTGGCTAAGGCGATCGCCCGCGATGGGGAAGGGGCCAGTTGTTTGCTCGAAGTCTCCGTTCACGGCGCGGAGAGTGATGCTGATGCCCGTAAGATTGCCCGCACCATTGCCGGGTCTTCGTTAGTCAAATCTGCCATGTTTGGACGAGATCCCAACTGGGGGCGCATTGCTGCCGCTGCTGGACGGGCGGGGGTCACCTTCGATCAAGACCAATTGCGGATTAAGCTGGGGGACTTTCAGTTAATGGATGCTGGCCAGCCTCTGCCCTTCGATCGCGCCGCCGCCAGTGCCTATCTGCGAGAAAAGGCAGAGGGTGAGTACCTGAAAACGGACACCGTGGCCATCTCCGTCACCATTGGCACAGGCCCTGGTGAAGGCATGGCTTGGGGCTGTGATTTGAGTTATGACTATGTCCGCATCAACGCGGAATATACTACCTAG
- a CDS encoding vitamin K epoxide reductase family protein: MTRRSASPRFAPWSRPLMGAIAALGVLETTFLTVVKFTDNVEAICPTQGCNQVLNSAYGTVFGLPLTLFGAIGYGVMLLLALAPYGIRRDRDRKAHDRLDRLSGWGLLAGGSVMAAFSGYLMTILLGELHEFCPYCLVSALLSLSLFGLAAFSQNWEDEGQPFFTSFIVMVVTVVGVTGLYANVTPTVAATPTQIVEGGQKAPPVTTESGPAELALAEYLRESGARGFGAYWCPHCYSQKQLFGAEAFEKLTYIECDANGYQAQPQVCQAAGVRAYPSWEIKGELYEGTRELRELARLSGYEGDLNFRHSIRSVR; encoded by the coding sequence ATGACTCGTCGATCTGCCAGCCCTCGGTTTGCTCCTTGGTCTCGCCCTCTGATGGGGGCGATCGCCGCCTTGGGAGTCCTGGAAACTACATTTCTGACGGTGGTCAAGTTCACCGACAATGTGGAGGCGATCTGTCCCACGCAAGGCTGTAATCAGGTGCTTAATAGTGCCTATGGAACCGTCTTTGGCCTACCGTTGACCCTGTTTGGGGCCATCGGCTATGGGGTGATGTTGCTGTTGGCCCTGGCCCCCTATGGGATTCGCCGCGATCGCGATCGCAAAGCACATGATCGCCTCGATCGCCTCAGCGGCTGGGGACTCTTGGCCGGTGGCAGTGTGATGGCGGCCTTTAGTGGCTACTTGATGACCATTTTGTTGGGGGAACTCCATGAGTTTTGCCCTTATTGTCTAGTTTCGGCTCTTTTGTCGTTAAGTTTGTTTGGCTTAGCAGCCTTTAGCCAGAATTGGGAAGATGAGGGACAGCCCTTCTTTACCAGTTTCATTGTCATGGTGGTGACGGTGGTTGGCGTGACGGGACTCTATGCCAACGTCACGCCGACGGTGGCCGCAACTCCAACCCAGATAGTGGAAGGGGGACAGAAAGCGCCCCCAGTGACCACCGAGTCGGGGCCCGCAGAACTGGCCCTGGCGGAGTATTTAAGGGAGAGTGGGGCCCGTGGCTTTGGAGCCTATTGGTGTCCCCATTGTTATAGCCAGAAACAACTGTTTGGCGCTGAAGCCTTTGAGAAGTTGACCTATATCGAATGTGATGCTAACGGCTATCAGGCTCAGCCTCAGGTCTGTCAGGCGGCGGGAGTGCGCGCCTATCCCAGTTGGGAGATTAAGGGGGAGCTTTATGAGGGAACCCGTGAGTTGCGGGAGTTGGCCCGGTTGTCGGGGTATGAGGGCGATCTCAATTTTCGCCATTCCATTCGCAGCGTCCGTTAA
- a CDS encoding PhnD/SsuA/transferrin family substrate-binding protein produces MKRRQLLSYSLLVLAGCTSTRVRPTGNLRDHGSELPLTLSVTDEQGLAPLTAKYELLRQKLSQLLEWDIEFYPVETTTVAAAGLQAGTINLALAGPTEYVLIRARTNATPVFALTRPNYHSIGVVPVDSPIRSLSQLKGKTLAMSDLGSTSGHLGPTSLLVAAGLDPKIDYSVEFLGDEGSLEALKAGQVDAWFGSLTDYTNFLNQEDVSAEDYRQIVQSPPLPNDVMVVNSRTSSQFIEQFRQLAQEHSTEIIAAITAIPANNKYRGSRVASVEDQDYDSIRQAYRMIGQGSFLD; encoded by the coding sequence ATGAAACGGCGCCAACTCCTGAGTTATAGCTTGCTCGTCCTAGCTGGTTGTACAAGCACTCGAGTCAGACCAACCGGGAATCTTCGTGATCACGGTTCTGAGCTTCCCCTGACCTTGAGCGTCACAGACGAACAGGGACTGGCTCCCCTCACTGCCAAATATGAACTCTTACGGCAAAAATTATCACAACTCCTTGAGTGGGACATTGAATTTTACCCCGTTGAAACCACGACGGTAGCCGCAGCAGGACTACAGGCGGGAACGATCAATTTAGCCTTAGCCGGTCCGACCGAATATGTATTGATTCGGGCCAGAACCAATGCCACCCCAGTATTTGCCCTAACCCGTCCCAACTATCACAGTATTGGCGTAGTTCCAGTGGATAGTCCGATTCGTAGTTTGAGTCAGCTAAAGGGAAAAACCTTAGCGATGTCCGATTTAGGATCAACCAGTGGCCATCTCGGGCCCACAAGTTTGTTGGTCGCGGCTGGGTTAGACCCTAAAATTGACTACTCTGTAGAGTTTTTGGGAGATGAAGGTAGTTTAGAGGCTCTCAAAGCCGGTCAAGTTGATGCTTGGTTTGGCTCCCTGACAGATTACACTAATTTTCTTAATCAAGAAGATGTCTCAGCGGAAGATTATCGACAAATTGTCCAAAGTCCCCCCCTTCCCAATGATGTGATGGTCGTTAATAGCCGTACCTCTTCCCAATTTATTGAACAGTTTCGTCAGTTAGCTCAGGAGCATAGTACAGAGATTATTGCGGCTATTACGGCTATCCCGGCGAATAACAAATACCGAGGGTCACGGGTGGCATCTGTAGAAGACCAAGATTATGATAGTATCCGACAAGCCTATCGCATGATTGGTCAAGGTAGTTTTCTTGACTGA
- a CDS encoding response regulator, translating to MTVSIVTFRGVIGDRMTLSSQVTAFRTQLRRVRFPGKRYVSSRSNRFTIGQKLGLGYGVVIGVALCGTVSGLSIGNYYQQRAYFDFAIADRQRDLLYELENAVGAMRLHPQRLITVLGNTIWFDYEVSKFLADVNRVEAAITEFETFLDAYGEESDIDVEQLQKILSEYAIASEAYESQIQDIWQQINPAQLTGEQIPDAQQQILNHLTGQESTALEVRFDRLLEYLIWLDAAADAQYELAQSDFEQAEAWRQWIIYLSMTLSALLSILVALLTSRTLTRPLLDVEQVARQVTQNSDFSFRCPVYHHDEVGSVAASLNQLIERVDVYTRELKVAQKRADRASQAKSEFLANMSHELRTPLNGILGYSQILRRRDDLNQLQRQGIDIIHQCGSHLLLLINDILDLSKIEAQKMELNVSPVSLMSLLTGVTEMCQIRALEKHLTFTYQPSERLPETIEVDEKRLRQVLINLLGNATKYTEHGGVIFSVSPVDDAEVPDQQIGLHFSVEDTGIGMTPGQLERIFLPFEQVGESYQLSEGTGLGLAIAQRIVEMMGGKIQVSSQFGKGSCFWFEIIVPVADAVRVETDSLAQIVGYEGRRLTVLLVDDKPQNRMLLTNLLHPLGFQILDADNGAEGFEIAKRHCPDVIITDLVMPILDGFEMMRQIRQTPQLEGVKIIASSASVFERDRHFSTTAGSDDFLPRPIEFDRLLLLLEQHLHLTWVRETAPAAIASAPITEPSQPEATWRVPPAQDLENLLHAARRGALRQVIRHCEALQAEDSDYEVFATTVMELARKFQEKAVISTLEEAYQRVG from the coding sequence GTGACCGTATCAATAGTTACATTTAGAGGCGTTATCGGCGATCGCATGACTCTTTCTTCTCAGGTGACAGCATTCAGAACACAGTTGAGACGGGTTCGTTTTCCCGGCAAGCGGTATGTTTCCTCTCGAAGCAATCGGTTCACTATTGGTCAAAAACTAGGACTCGGCTATGGGGTTGTCATTGGGGTTGCTCTTTGTGGTACGGTCAGTGGCTTATCAATTGGTAACTACTATCAACAGCGGGCCTATTTTGATTTTGCCATTGCCGATCGCCAGCGGGACTTACTCTACGAGTTGGAAAATGCTGTAGGAGCCATGCGGTTACACCCTCAACGCTTAATTACGGTTCTTGGGAATACCATCTGGTTTGACTATGAAGTCTCTAAATTTTTAGCTGACGTGAACCGAGTAGAAGCGGCGATCACTGAATTTGAAACGTTTCTAGATGCCTATGGCGAAGAATCGGATATTGATGTAGAGCAACTGCAGAAAATCCTCTCAGAGTATGCGATCGCCAGTGAAGCCTATGAGTCCCAAATTCAGGACATTTGGCAACAGATCAACCCAGCACAACTGACAGGAGAACAAATCCCCGATGCACAACAACAAATTCTCAATCATCTAACTGGTCAGGAGTCTACGGCTCTAGAGGTTCGTTTCGATCGCCTACTCGAATACCTGATTTGGCTTGATGCCGCCGCAGATGCTCAATATGAACTCGCTCAATCAGACTTTGAGCAAGCTGAAGCCTGGCGACAATGGATTATTTACCTGAGTATGACCCTCTCAGCTCTCTTATCCATCCTGGTCGCACTTCTCACCAGTCGGACTCTAACTCGTCCACTCCTGGATGTCGAACAGGTCGCTCGTCAAGTGACCCAAAATTCAGATTTTAGCTTCCGTTGTCCTGTTTATCATCATGATGAAGTGGGTTCGGTTGCCGCATCGTTAAATCAGCTCATTGAACGAGTAGACGTTTATACACGGGAGTTAAAAGTAGCCCAGAAACGAGCCGACCGTGCCTCCCAAGCTAAGAGTGAGTTTCTAGCGAATATGAGCCATGAGTTAAGAACCCCACTCAATGGCATTCTCGGCTATAGCCAAATTTTGCGACGACGGGACGACTTAAACCAGCTTCAACGTCAGGGAATTGACATTATTCATCAATGTGGATCTCATCTTTTGCTGTTAATTAATGACATTCTCGATCTCTCAAAAATTGAAGCGCAAAAGATGGAATTGAACGTCAGTCCAGTTTCCCTCATGTCGCTTCTAACTGGGGTCACAGAAATGTGCCAAATTCGGGCATTGGAAAAACATCTGACCTTTACCTACCAGCCAAGTGAGCGGTTACCTGAGACGATTGAAGTCGATGAAAAGCGGTTGCGACAAGTTTTAATCAACCTCCTGGGTAATGCCACGAAGTACACAGAACATGGAGGGGTTATTTTTTCGGTGTCCCCGGTGGATGATGCCGAAGTCCCCGATCAGCAGATCGGCTTACACTTTTCTGTAGAAGATACTGGAATTGGGATGACTCCTGGGCAATTGGAGCGTATTTTTCTGCCCTTTGAACAGGTAGGAGAGTCCTATCAGTTGTCTGAGGGGACGGGATTGGGGTTGGCGATCGCCCAACGAATTGTAGAGATGATGGGTGGCAAAATTCAGGTGAGTAGTCAATTTGGCAAGGGGAGTTGTTTTTGGTTTGAGATTATCGTCCCGGTGGCCGATGCCGTCCGAGTAGAAACTGATAGCCTTGCTCAAATTGTTGGCTATGAGGGTCGCCGACTTACCGTACTCTTAGTTGATGATAAACCCCAAAACCGGATGTTATTAACTAACTTACTCCATCCTTTGGGGTTTCAGATACTCGATGCAGACAATGGTGCTGAGGGATTTGAAATAGCAAAACGTCATTGTCCGGATGTGATTATCACAGACTTAGTGATGCCAATTCTTGACGGCTTTGAGATGATGCGACAAATTCGCCAAACTCCCCAACTTGAGGGGGTTAAGATTATTGCCTCATCCGCCAGTGTTTTTGAGCGCGATCGCCACTTCAGTACCACCGCCGGCAGTGATGATTTCCTGCCACGACCCATTGAGTTTGACCGCCTGCTACTTTTGTTAGAACAGCATCTTCACCTCACGTGGGTTCGGGAAACAGCCCCCGCAGCCATCGCCTCAGCTCCCATCACAGAACCCAGTCAGCCAGAAGCGACCTGGCGAGTTCCCCCAGCGCAGGATTTAGAGAATCTGCTTCATGCGGCCCGTCGCGGTGCTCTCAGGCAGGTCATCCGACACTGTGAGGCATTACAGGCAGAAGACTCCGATTATGAGGTTTTTGCAACCACAGTGATGGAACTAGCCCGCAAATTCCAGGAAAAAGCCGTGATTTCTACCCTTGAGGAAGCCTATCAGCGGGTTGGCTAA
- a CDS encoding BtpA/SgcQ family protein: MDFKQIFQTSNPIIGVVHLLPLPSSPRWGGNLKTVIDRAEREAAALAAGGVDGMIVENFFDSPFTNGQVDPVVVSAMTVIVERLMGLVTVPIGVNVLRNDARSSLAIASCVGAKFIRVNVLTGVMATDQGIIEGCAHDLMRYRRELGSEVQILADVLVKHAHPLGSPSLSLTVRETLERGLADGVILSGMATGIPPTLEDLEAAQRAAGSKPVLIGSGATWENIPHLMKAADGAIVSSSLKRHGNIHEPIDPIRVSQFVEAAQAPTTTEETPPSVNSRALNKVRL, from the coding sequence GTGGACTTCAAGCAGATTTTCCAAACCTCAAACCCAATTATCGGAGTTGTACACCTACTTCCCTTGCCCTCCTCACCCCGTTGGGGGGGCAATCTAAAGACAGTCATCGATCGCGCCGAACGAGAAGCGGCCGCACTGGCTGCCGGGGGGGTCGATGGCATGATTGTCGAGAATTTCTTTGATTCCCCCTTCACAAATGGACAAGTCGATCCGGTGGTGGTCAGTGCGATGACCGTTATTGTGGAGCGCCTCATGGGGTTGGTCACCGTTCCCATTGGCGTCAACGTCTTACGCAATGATGCCCGTAGCAGTTTGGCGATCGCCAGTTGTGTGGGGGCTAAGTTTATTCGCGTCAATGTCCTCACCGGTGTGATGGCAACGGATCAGGGCATTATTGAAGGCTGCGCCCATGATTTGATGCGTTACCGTCGGGAACTCGGCAGTGAGGTACAAATTTTGGCCGATGTCCTGGTCAAGCACGCTCATCCCCTGGGAAGCCCTAGCCTCAGCCTCACGGTACGAGAAACCCTAGAACGAGGCTTAGCCGACGGCGTTATTCTCTCAGGGATGGCCACGGGGATTCCTCCAACTCTTGAGGATTTAGAGGCGGCTCAACGGGCCGCTGGCTCTAAACCTGTCTTGATTGGCAGTGGCGCCACCTGGGAAAATATCCCTCACTTGATGAAGGCCGCCGATGGGGCAATTGTCTCAAGTTCCCTGAAACGACATGGCAACATTCACGAACCCATTGACCCCATCCGCGTGAGTCAGTTCGTTGAAGCCGCGCAAGCGCCAACGACAACAGAAGAGACTCCACCGAGTGTCAATAGTCGAGCTTTAAACAAAGTGAGATTGTAA
- a CDS encoding DUF1997 domain-containing protein — translation MEMYAEAEAVRQYLDVHQGWFRRCAAPMQVTPLGANGYDLTIGKFGALGYYVEPKIGLELVPERDRVYRIETIPIPDYTPPGYDVEFQATQTLEPLPVTELEHPERPITRVSWELDLNVGVVFPKFIRSLSPNLIQQTGDRLITQIVKQVSRRLTCKVQEDFHQQLSDEALKQYHHLKKARTSFACFPKGGLEF, via the coding sequence ATGGAGATGTATGCTGAGGCTGAGGCGGTTCGTCAATACCTCGATGTGCATCAGGGCTGGTTCCGTCGCTGTGCGGCACCGATGCAGGTGACTCCCCTGGGTGCTAATGGCTATGATTTAACCATTGGTAAGTTCGGTGCTTTGGGCTATTATGTGGAGCCGAAGATTGGCTTAGAGTTAGTTCCTGAACGCGATCGCGTCTATCGCATTGAAACCATTCCCATTCCTGACTACACGCCGCCTGGCTATGATGTGGAGTTTCAGGCGACACAGACGTTAGAACCCCTCCCCGTCACTGAGTTGGAGCATCCTGAGCGTCCGATTACTCGGGTCAGTTGGGAGTTAGATTTAAATGTTGGGGTTGTGTTTCCTAAGTTTATTCGTTCCTTGTCCCCGAATTTGATTCAACAGACGGGCGATCGTCTGATTACACAAATTGTCAAGCAAGTCTCACGCCGTTTAACCTGCAAGGTGCAGGAGGATTTTCATCAGCAGCTTAGCGATGAGGCCTTGAAGCAGTATCATCACCTTAAGAAAGCCCGCACTAGCTTTGCCTGTTTTCCTAAAGGGGGGCTAGAATTTTAG
- a CDS encoding DegT/DnrJ/EryC1/StrS family aminotransferase, with product MTSEPTPIPFVDLHSLHQPIQAELDAAIAQVLERGDFILGQAVREFESAFAQACGVAHGVGVACGTDAIALGLQACGIGKGDEVIVPANTFIATVIGVLHAEATPVLVDCDPDTALIDLEAVERAITPRTRAILPVHLYGQLVSPRQLREIAAIHNLILFEDAAQAHLGQRDGETAGSVGMAAAFSFYPSKNLGTAGNGGIVVTNHADVAERVRSLRNYGAPKKYVHVYRGTNSRLDTLQGTILNVKLPHLAHWNQQRNQAGQTYDRLLAPLREQGIVPMRNDSGAGHVYHLYVIRVNHPQCDRDRLSSALEKQGIQTGIHYPIPCHLQPAYRNLGYSAGNFPVSEALSEQILSLPMYPGLTDEDIERVVYAIKTELSNPS from the coding sequence ATGACTTCAGAGCCAACCCCAATTCCTTTCGTCGATCTGCATTCTCTGCACCAGCCCATTCAAGCCGAACTCGATGCGGCGATCGCCCAAGTCTTAGAACGGGGTGATTTCATTTTAGGGCAGGCCGTTCGTGAGTTTGAAAGCGCTTTCGCCCAAGCCTGTGGCGTCGCTCATGGCGTTGGAGTTGCCTGTGGCACTGATGCGATCGCCTTGGGATTGCAAGCCTGCGGGATTGGCAAAGGGGATGAAGTCATTGTTCCGGCGAACACCTTTATTGCCACCGTAATTGGGGTGCTGCACGCCGAAGCCACCCCCGTGTTAGTCGATTGCGATCCCGACACTGCACTCATCGATCTCGAAGCCGTCGAACGGGCCATTACCCCCCGCACCCGCGCCATTCTACCGGTTCACCTCTACGGACAACTGGTGTCGCCGCGACAACTGCGGGAAATTGCCGCCATTCATAACCTAATTCTCTTTGAAGATGCCGCCCAGGCTCATCTCGGGCAACGAGACGGGGAAACCGCCGGTTCCGTGGGGATGGCCGCCGCCTTTAGTTTCTACCCCAGCAAGAACCTGGGAACCGCCGGAAATGGGGGCATCGTGGTGACGAATCATGCTGACGTCGCCGAGCGAGTGCGATCGCTGCGCAACTATGGCGCTCCCAAGAAATATGTTCATGTCTATCGAGGCACCAATAGCCGCCTCGATACCCTGCAAGGGACGATTCTCAACGTCAAACTGCCCCATCTGGCCCATTGGAATCAGCAGCGGAACCAAGCCGGCCAAACCTATGATCGCCTCCTGGCCCCCCTGCGGGAACAGGGCATTGTCCCCATGAGAAATGACAGCGGTGCGGGCCATGTCTATCATCTCTACGTGATTCGGGTAAACCATCCCCAGTGCGATCGCGATCGCCTCAGTTCCGCCTTAGAAAAACAAGGGATTCAAACGGGGATTCACTATCCCATTCCCTGTCACCTGCAACCGGCCTATCGTAACCTAGGCTATAGTGCCGGTAATTTCCCCGTATCCGAAGCTCTCAGTGAGCAGATCCTCTCCTTACCCATGTATCCCGGTTTAACAGATGAGGACATCGAACGAGTGGTGTATGCCATTAAAACTGAACTATCCAACCCCTCGTAA